A genomic stretch from Corynebacterium faecale includes:
- the mshB gene encoding N-acetyl-1-D-myo-inositol-2-amino-2-deoxy-alpha-D-glucopyranoside deacetylase, which produces MTLNNSLSGFRVVAVHAHPDDEAITTGGALHHLAARGADVTVVTCTLGEQGEVIGDTWQQLVNGDADQLGGFRIHELLASLEILGVRGHFLGGAGRWRDSGMVGDPANEHPRAFVRSGTAAEDQLVSVFEQLRPHLVITYGPDGGYGHPDHIRAHEITHGAAACVEGVQRIAWAVTGRADLEAGLDAIEAIPDGWRAPADGELACLDQVDYQMHLDDLDYAAKVESMRVHATQLWIADGSVSITNPRAAVARAESTVFALSNLIAQPIMRREHYQLGGGVAFPTGAAELTDGLER; this is translated from the coding sequence ATGACACTGAACAATAGCCTGTCCGGATTCCGGGTGGTGGCGGTGCACGCCCACCCCGATGATGAGGCGATCACCACCGGTGGCGCCCTGCATCACCTCGCTGCACGCGGGGCTGATGTGACTGTGGTCACCTGCACCCTCGGTGAACAGGGTGAGGTGATCGGGGATACCTGGCAGCAGTTGGTTAACGGCGACGCCGACCAGCTCGGGGGTTTCCGGATCCATGAGCTGCTCGCCTCACTTGAGATCCTCGGTGTGCGCGGACACTTCCTGGGTGGTGCCGGACGCTGGCGTGATTCTGGAATGGTGGGGGACCCGGCCAATGAGCATCCGCGCGCATTCGTGCGTTCCGGGACAGCGGCGGAGGATCAGCTGGTGTCGGTGTTTGAACAACTGCGCCCGCATCTGGTGATCACCTACGGCCCCGACGGCGGTTATGGCCACCCGGATCACATCCGTGCCCATGAGATCACCCACGGCGCCGCTGCCTGCGTGGAGGGCGTCCAACGCATTGCCTGGGCGGTCACCGGGCGCGCAGACCTTGAGGCGGGACTGGATGCCATTGAGGCCATTCCGGACGGCTGGCGGGCTCCTGCGGACGGTGAACTGGCCTGCCTGGACCAGGTTGATTATCAAATGCACCTGGATGATCTTGATTATGCCGCCAAAGTGGAGTCCATGCGGGTACACGCCACCCAGCTGTGGATCGCGGACGGTTCGGTGTCCATCACCAACCCGCGTGCCGCCGTTGCACGGGCAGAATCGACGGTGTTCGCCTTAAGTAATCTGATCGCCCAGCCCATCATGCGCAGGGAACATTATCAGTTGGGTGGGGGAGTGGCGTTCCCCACCGGGGCGGCCGAACTCACCGATGGTCTGGAGCGCTAG
- the fdxA gene encoding ferredoxin, whose amino-acid sequence MTYTIAQPCVDVLDRACVEECPVDCIYEGKRMLYIHPDECVDCGACEPACPVEAIFYEDDVPDEWLDYNDANVGFFDDLGSPGGAAKLGPQDFDHPLIAALPPQA is encoded by the coding sequence ATGACCTATACAATCGCACAGCCCTGCGTTGACGTCTTGGACCGTGCCTGCGTTGAAGAGTGCCCCGTCGACTGCATCTACGAAGGCAAGCGCATGCTGTACATCCACCCGGATGAGTGCGTCGACTGTGGTGCCTGCGAGCCGGCCTGTCCGGTCGAGGCGATCTTCTACGAGGACGATGTTCCAGACGAGTGGCTCGACTACAACGATGCCAATGTTGGTTTCTTCGACGATCTCGGTTCCCCGGGTGGCGCGGCGAAGCTCGGACCGCAGGACTTTGATCACCCCCTGATCGCGGCGCTGCCCCCGCAGGCCTAA
- the dapC gene encoding succinyldiaminopimelate transaminase, producing MTRKPRTPLATILPDFPWDSLASAKAQASAHPDGIVNLSVGTPVDPVAPGIQIALSEAAGFSGYPQTIGTPELRSAIRAALLRRYNMTALVDASVIPVVGTKEAIALLPTMLGLSGHTVVIPEIAYPTYEVAAVAAGARVRRSDSLLKLGPEVPSLMFLNSPSNPTGKVLGIPHLRKVVEWARDNDVIIAADECYLGLGWDDDNEPVSILDPRVCDGDHTNLLAIHSLSKTSNMASYRAGYIVGDTSLVGELTEARKNLGLMVPHAIQQAMIAALNDDLQEAGQKLVYARRRLALMKALIGAGFRIDNSEAGLYLWATRDEPCRDTVDWFAERGILVAPGDFYGPRGALHVRVALTEVDERIEAAVTRLS from the coding sequence ATGACCCGTAAACCCCGCACCCCCTTAGCCACCATCCTCCCGGACTTCCCCTGGGATTCACTAGCCTCCGCGAAAGCACAGGCGAGTGCGCATCCGGATGGCATTGTGAATCTGTCGGTTGGCACCCCGGTTGATCCGGTCGCCCCCGGAATCCAGATCGCGCTTTCGGAGGCCGCGGGGTTCTCCGGTTACCCGCAGACCATCGGCACCCCCGAACTGCGGTCTGCGATCCGCGCGGCGCTGCTGCGCCGCTACAACATGACAGCGCTTGTCGACGCCTCCGTGATCCCCGTGGTGGGCACCAAGGAGGCGATCGCTCTCCTGCCCACGATGCTCGGCCTCTCCGGGCACACCGTGGTGATCCCGGAGATCGCATATCCGACCTATGAGGTCGCCGCGGTGGCCGCCGGTGCGCGGGTACGTCGTTCGGATTCGTTGCTGAAGCTGGGACCCGAGGTCCCGTCACTGATGTTCCTCAATTCACCGTCCAACCCGACCGGCAAGGTGCTGGGTATTCCACACCTGCGCAAGGTTGTGGAATGGGCGCGGGACAATGACGTGATCATCGCAGCGGACGAATGTTACCTGGGTCTGGGCTGGGATGATGACAATGAGCCCGTCTCCATCCTGGACCCGCGGGTCTGCGATGGTGACCACACCAACCTGTTGGCCATCCACTCGCTGTCCAAGACCTCCAACATGGCCTCCTACCGCGCTGGATACATCGTGGGGGACACCTCCCTGGTGGGTGAGCTGACCGAAGCACGCAAGAACCTGGGTCTCATGGTTCCCCACGCCATCCAGCAGGCGATGATCGCCGCGCTCAATGATGATCTGCAGGAGGCGGGGCAGAAGCTGGTGTATGCACGTCGTCGTTTAGCGCTGATGAAGGCCCTGATCGGGGCGGGTTTCCGCATCGACAATTCCGAGGCTGGTCTCTACCTCTGGGCCACCCGCGATGAGCCCTGCCGGGACACGGTGGACTGGTTCGCCGAGCGCGGCATCCTGGTCGCCCCCGGTGACTTCTATGGTCCACGTGGCGCACTTCATGTCCGCGTTGCCCTCACTGAGGTGGACGAGCGTATCGAGGCTGCTGTCACACGCCTTTCCTGA
- a CDS encoding GtrA family protein has product MSSEKRGWETRLRRTTRQFLKFGLVGGSGTVVNLLVAALAKKIAGWTSGISEHDPFMNLLGTDFNIRWYHVFMTIAFLVANTWNYQLNRMWTFKTKEMRSWWRGFFPFLATGLVAFIVSQIVTTLLMNPSSPIALSSEIFDDSTGFRTKFYWALVISIVISMPVNFLVNKYWAFRKPRTRIVVMSDPR; this is encoded by the coding sequence TTGAGTTCCGAAAAACGTGGCTGGGAAACTCGCCTTCGAAGGACGACCCGACAGTTCCTGAAGTTCGGGTTGGTGGGTGGCTCCGGCACCGTGGTAAACCTCCTTGTAGCTGCATTGGCGAAGAAAATCGCAGGCTGGACGAGCGGTATCTCCGAGCACGATCCCTTCATGAATCTCCTGGGTACCGACTTCAATATCCGCTGGTATCACGTGTTCATGACCATCGCCTTCCTGGTGGCCAATACGTGGAACTACCAGCTCAACCGCATGTGGACCTTCAAGACAAAGGAGATGCGGTCCTGGTGGCGCGGTTTCTTCCCCTTTCTGGCGACAGGCCTCGTTGCTTTCATCGTCAGTCAGATTGTGACCACCCTGCTGATGAACCCCAGCTCGCCCATCGCACTATCCTCTGAGATCTTTGACGATTCCACCGGATTCCGCACCAAGTTCTACTGGGCGCTCGTGATTTCCATCGTGATCTCCATGCCCGTGAACTTCCTGGTGAACAAGTACTGGGCCTTCCGCAAGCCCAGGACAAGGATTGTTGTCATGTCTGATCCGCGGTAG
- a CDS encoding HNH endonuclease signature motif containing protein: MITVDVFFSHQDPASPVSHVIADRNMSEHQMWLTLIDDDTHDADSLIVELMRLTGMNRTEVNNGLNAVAAMDKLPRLRALQEKHYPLSVAFVSRIMTAVARAEEELWEELDRRIVERLTPRVANEVMIQAHDLAGLITRWIKELDPAFGKEPAVEPGAPQEYLTVRFENGMAHIRGRINPTDGHHLAEALSKVREEGMTNVDALRAFLDSEAPVKIIQNIYTPQNGGLSWMPGVGYFDWDCQGASRVVDLDCHANAVEKGYRPSEGLANHVRARDGHCRMPGCRVPADQCQIDHIIPWGQGGLTVAWNLQCLCQHHHNMKTDGRFQADINAVGEVTWIGPMNQPMVTTPMGPLAPVMPTGTWGQTLRSRMEARFKRIRAAALEKFNEGRG, encoded by the coding sequence ATGATCACCGTTGACGTCTTCTTCAGTCACCAGGATCCGGCCAGTCCGGTCTCACATGTCATAGCCGACAGGAACATGTCCGAACACCAGATGTGGCTCACGTTGATCGACGATGACACGCATGACGCCGACTCACTCATCGTCGAACTGATGCGGCTGACGGGCATGAACCGCACCGAGGTCAACAACGGGCTCAATGCGGTCGCCGCCATGGACAAGCTGCCCAGACTCCGGGCGTTGCAGGAGAAGCATTACCCACTGAGCGTGGCTTTCGTCTCCAGGATCATGACTGCTGTTGCCCGCGCAGAGGAGGAACTGTGGGAGGAGCTGGATCGCCGCATCGTTGAGCGGTTGACTCCACGGGTGGCCAATGAGGTGATGATCCAGGCGCACGATCTCGCAGGCCTGATCACCAGGTGGATCAAGGAGCTGGATCCTGCATTCGGGAAGGAACCCGCGGTGGAACCGGGGGCTCCGCAGGAGTATCTGACCGTACGCTTCGAGAACGGCATGGCCCATATCCGCGGCAGGATCAACCCGACTGATGGTCACCACCTCGCAGAGGCACTGTCCAAGGTCCGGGAGGAGGGCATGACCAATGTCGATGCCCTGAGGGCCTTTCTGGACAGTGAGGCACCCGTGAAGATCATTCAGAACATCTACACGCCACAGAACGGCGGCCTCTCCTGGATGCCAGGGGTGGGGTACTTCGACTGGGACTGCCAAGGCGCCAGCCGGGTGGTTGACCTGGATTGTCACGCCAACGCCGTGGAGAAGGGTTATCGGCCCAGTGAGGGGCTGGCAAACCATGTGCGGGCGCGTGATGGCCACTGCAGGATGCCGGGGTGTAGGGTGCCAGCTGATCAATGCCAGATCGATCACATCATCCCCTGGGGTCAGGGTGGATTGACGGTGGCATGGAACCTCCAGTGCCTCTGCCAGCACCATCACAACATGAAAACAGATGGTCGCTTCCAGGCGGATATCAACGCGGTGGGGGAGGTGACGTGGATCGGTCCGATGAACCAACCGATGGTGACAACACCGATGGGACCCCTGGCCCCCGTGATGCCCACAGGCACATGGGGGCAGACACTCAGATCACGCATGGAGGCCCGTTTCAAGCGGATCAGGGCAGCGGCCCTGGAGAAATTTAATGAAGGTCGGGGTTGA
- the dapD gene encoding 2,3,4,5-tetrahydropyridine-2,6-dicarboxylate N-succinyltransferase, producing MTSASATGIATTTPSGDVLDVWYPTPALGRAENMEALLDPLIGADDARDVTRTIIHTHIPDLDQPPVDSADAWLRLHLLSHRLIKPHGLNLDGIFDLLATVVWTNYGPCAVEGFQLTRARLSRRGQVTVYSVDKFPRMVDYVLPSGVRIGDADRVRLGAHLAEGTTVMHEGFINFNAGTLGRSMVEGRISAGVTIGDGTDIGGGASIMGTLSGGGEHVISLGERCLLGANSGCGIPLGDDCIIESGLYITAGTKVLIDGATVKAADLSGRSGLVFRRNSTTGVVEAVPNRMTVTLNPDLH from the coding sequence ATGACTTCCGCTTCTGCGACTGGAATTGCCACCACTACGCCCTCGGGCGATGTCCTCGATGTCTGGTACCCGACCCCCGCGCTGGGCCGGGCCGAGAACATGGAAGCCCTACTGGATCCCCTCATCGGTGCCGATGATGCCCGTGATGTCACCCGGACCATCATCCACACCCACATCCCCGACCTGGACCAGCCCCCGGTGGATTCTGCGGACGCATGGCTGCGGCTCCACCTTCTCTCACACCGCCTGATCAAGCCACATGGCTTGAATTTGGATGGCATCTTCGATCTTCTTGCCACCGTTGTCTGGACAAACTATGGCCCCTGCGCCGTTGAGGGATTCCAGCTCACCCGCGCCCGCCTCTCCCGCCGCGGCCAGGTCACCGTGTATTCAGTGGATAAATTCCCCCGCATGGTTGACTACGTCCTGCCCTCCGGGGTCCGGATCGGTGATGCCGACCGCGTGCGGTTGGGCGCGCATCTCGCAGAGGGCACGACGGTGATGCACGAAGGATTCATCAACTTCAACGCGGGCACGCTTGGCCGCTCCATGGTGGAGGGACGCATCTCAGCCGGCGTGACCATTGGCGACGGCACCGACATAGGTGGCGGCGCCTCGATCATGGGCACACTCTCCGGCGGCGGCGAACACGTCATCAGTCTCGGCGAGCGCTGTCTCCTTGGAGCAAACTCCGGCTGCGGCATCCCCCTCGGCGATGATTGCATCATTGAATCCGGCCTCTACATCACCGCCGGTACCAAAGTGCTTATCGACGGCGCGACCGTCAAAGCCGCAGACCTCTCAGGGCGCAGCGGCCTGGTCTTTCGACGCAACTCCACCACCGGCGTGGTGGAGGCGGTCCCCAACCGCATGACCGTCACCCTCAACCCCGACCTTCATTAA
- the aroP gene encoding aromatic amino acid transport protein AroP, giving the protein MAISEGSAAATHNAAPGTSTTSSTQDTQRELGTGLRTRHLTMMGLGSAIGAGLFLGTGVGIRAAGPAVLLAYIAAGAIVVLVMQMLGEMAAARPHSGSFARYGKDAFGHWAGFSLGWLYWFLLIMVMGAEMTGAAAIMSAWFGVDPWIPALVCVVFFAAVNLAAVRGFGEFEYWFAFIKVAVIVVFLFIGAALIFGLLPGSTFVGTSNFIGEDGFMPNGLSGVAAGLLAVAFAFGGIEIVTIAAAESDKPRRAISLAVRAVIWRISVFYLGSVLVITFLLPYESIDNAETAADSPFTRVLDMANIPGAVGLMEAVIVLALLSAFNAQIYATSRLVFAMGRNHDAPKLFGNLSNSGVPTAAVMLSMFFAFVSVALQYFNPAGLLDFLLNAVGGCLLVVWAMIALSQLKLRPELERNGEISTVRMWAHPWLGILTLVMLAGLVLLMLGDAGSRSQVFSVVVVFGFLVLLSFATTNSPLRKKRTGLIDR; this is encoded by the coding sequence ATGGCAATCAGCGAAGGTTCCGCGGCAGCCACACACAACGCTGCCCCCGGGACGTCAACTACATCGTCTACTCAAGACACACAAAGAGAACTGGGTACGGGCCTCCGGACGCGTCACCTCACCATGATGGGCCTGGGTTCCGCGATCGGTGCGGGCCTGTTCCTGGGCACCGGTGTGGGCATCCGCGCAGCCGGACCCGCCGTGTTACTTGCCTACATCGCCGCCGGTGCGATCGTGGTGCTGGTCATGCAGATGCTGGGTGAGATGGCCGCCGCCCGCCCCCATTCAGGTAGTTTCGCCCGCTACGGCAAAGATGCCTTCGGACACTGGGCCGGCTTCTCCCTCGGCTGGTTGTACTGGTTCCTGCTCATCATGGTCATGGGCGCTGAAATGACCGGTGCGGCAGCAATCATGAGCGCCTGGTTCGGGGTGGATCCCTGGATCCCGGCTCTGGTGTGCGTGGTGTTCTTCGCCGCGGTGAACCTGGCTGCAGTGCGAGGTTTCGGCGAGTTCGAGTACTGGTTCGCGTTCATCAAGGTTGCGGTGATCGTGGTGTTCCTCTTCATCGGAGCTGCACTGATCTTCGGTCTACTCCCCGGTTCCACCTTCGTGGGTACCAGCAACTTCATCGGCGAGGACGGCTTCATGCCCAATGGTCTTTCCGGTGTGGCCGCGGGACTGTTGGCTGTGGCTTTCGCCTTCGGTGGCATTGAGATCGTGACCATCGCAGCCGCGGAATCCGATAAGCCCCGCCGAGCGATTTCACTTGCAGTGCGTGCCGTGATCTGGCGCATCTCCGTGTTCTACCTGGGTTCTGTCCTCGTGATCACGTTCCTCCTCCCCTATGAATCCATCGACAACGCGGAAACCGCAGCAGACTCTCCCTTCACCCGGGTTCTGGACATGGCGAATATCCCCGGTGCCGTCGGCCTGATGGAGGCTGTCATTGTCTTGGCGCTGCTCTCCGCTTTCAACGCCCAGATCTACGCCACGTCCCGCCTGGTTTTCGCCATGGGACGCAACCATGATGCACCTAAACTGTTTGGCAACCTGAGCAACAGTGGTGTGCCCACAGCAGCGGTCATGCTGTCGATGTTCTTCGCCTTCGTGTCCGTGGCCCTCCAGTATTTCAACCCAGCCGGACTGTTGGATTTCCTCCTCAATGCCGTGGGCGGTTGTCTCCTGGTGGTCTGGGCGATGATCGCCCTGTCCCAGCTGAAATTACGCCCCGAATTGGAACGCAACGGCGAGATCTCCACGGTCCGCATGTGGGCCCACCCGTGGCTGGGTATCCTCACCCTGGTGATGTTGGCTGGTCTGGTGCTCCTCATGCTCGGTGATGCCGGTTCCCGCTCCCAGGTGTTTTCCGTGGTTGTCGTATTCGGTTTCCTGGTGCTGCTGTCCTTTGCCACCACCAACAGCCCCCTGCGGAAGAAGCGCACTGGACTGATAGACCGATAG
- a CDS encoding DapH/DapD/GlmU-related protein, giving the protein MDGTVLDTWYPDPTLIDPDNWTESYPLETGSVRLGARDLTPRMLQLVKLDEDRLVEQVAVRTIIEDLDAPPKDAHDVYLRLHLLSHRLVRPHELHMSETLDRLSNVVWTNKGPCLPENFEWVRAALRSRGLIHVYCVDRLPRMVDYVVPYGVRISEAERVRLGAYLAPGTSVLREGFVSFNSGTLGAAKVEGRLSSGTVIGARSEIGLSATVMSPRDSEGRRLYLGIGEDCKFGVSSGIIGVSLGDNCHIGNNIVLDCDTPIWFADEGEERTVKEIEGQSNWSIKREKGFHEPVARRIPPRSKSGSGKHS; this is encoded by the coding sequence ATGGACGGCACGGTCCTGGATACCTGGTACCCGGACCCAACGCTCATCGACCCTGACAACTGGACCGAGTCCTATCCCCTGGAAACCGGCTCCGTCCGCCTCGGAGCCCGTGACCTCACCCCCAGAATGCTCCAGCTGGTCAAACTGGATGAGGACCGCCTGGTGGAGCAGGTCGCGGTGCGCACCATCATCGAGGATTTAGACGCACCCCCGAAAGACGCACACGATGTATACCTGCGTCTGCACCTGCTCTCCCACCGCCTGGTGCGTCCGCATGAACTCCACATGTCCGAAACCCTCGACCGCCTGTCCAATGTGGTCTGGACCAACAAGGGCCCCTGCCTACCGGAGAACTTCGAATGGGTCCGTGCGGCCCTGCGCTCCCGCGGTCTGATCCACGTCTACTGCGTGGACCGGTTGCCACGCATGGTCGACTATGTGGTGCCCTACGGTGTGCGCATCTCTGAAGCTGAACGTGTCCGTCTGGGTGCCTACCTGGCACCGGGTACCTCCGTGCTGCGCGAGGGATTTGTGTCCTTCAACTCAGGAACCCTGGGTGCCGCAAAGGTGGAGGGACGTCTGTCATCTGGCACGGTGATCGGCGCCCGCTCTGAAATCGGCCTGTCCGCCACGGTGATGTCCCCGCGTGACTCTGAAGGCCGCCGCCTCTACCTGGGCATTGGTGAGGACTGCAAGTTCGGCGTGAGCTCCGGAATCATCGGTGTCTCCCTCGGCGACAACTGCCACATCGGCAACAACATCGTCCTCGACTGCGACACCCCGATCTGGTTCGCGGATGAGGGTGAAGAACGCACCGTCAAGGAGATCGAGGGACAGTCCAACTGGTCCATCAAACGGGAGAAGGGCTTCCATGAACCGGTCGCCCGCCGCATCCCACCCCGCTCCAAGTCCGGTTCGGGCAAACACAGCTAG
- the dapE gene encoding succinyl-diaminopimelate desuccinylase, with amino-acid sequence MDPILLTEKLVDLPSPSGREKLIADVIQQSLLDINLPGVEVLRFNNNVLARTHRGLPRRVILAGHVDTVPIADNVPGHRGANAKGEDTLFGCGSVDMKSGLAVYLHTFARLIHDNAPLTRDLTFIAYEGEEVSEDRNGLGHIEKEHPNWLEGDLALLGEPTGAWIEAGCQGNLRLRVTAHGTRAHSARGWMGDNAIHKLTPIMSRVAEYGIHDVEIDGLTYREGLNVVWAQAGVANNVIPDEAWININFRFAPNRSTKDAAAHVVRALGLDSTPGITWTLDDAAGGALPGLGLEVTAGLVEAVGREKIRAKYGWTDVARFSALGVPALNFGAGDPSFAHRRDEQCPVGQITEVADILYTYLRS; translated from the coding sequence ATGGATCCCATTCTCCTCACGGAGAAGCTGGTGGACCTGCCCAGTCCTTCGGGCCGCGAGAAGCTGATTGCTGATGTTATCCAGCAAAGCCTCCTAGACATAAATCTACCCGGTGTGGAGGTGCTGCGCTTCAACAACAATGTTCTTGCCCGCACCCATCGTGGCCTGCCCAGGCGGGTGATTCTGGCGGGTCATGTGGACACCGTTCCGATCGCCGATAACGTTCCAGGCCACCGGGGGGCAAACGCGAAGGGCGAGGACACTCTCTTCGGCTGCGGGTCTGTGGATATGAAGTCCGGCCTGGCTGTGTATCTGCACACCTTCGCCCGACTCATCCATGACAACGCACCCCTGACCCGGGACCTCACCTTCATCGCCTACGAGGGGGAGGAGGTCTCCGAGGATCGCAACGGTCTGGGCCACATCGAAAAGGAACACCCGAACTGGTTGGAGGGGGATCTGGCGCTGCTGGGGGAACCCACCGGTGCGTGGATAGAAGCCGGGTGCCAGGGCAATCTGCGTCTGCGGGTCACGGCCCATGGAACGCGTGCCCACAGTGCGCGTGGCTGGATGGGCGACAATGCCATCCATAAGCTCACCCCCATCATGTCGCGGGTTGCAGAATACGGGATCCACGATGTGGAGATCGATGGCCTGACCTACCGCGAGGGACTCAACGTGGTCTGGGCGCAAGCCGGTGTGGCCAACAACGTCATTCCTGATGAAGCCTGGATCAACATAAATTTCCGGTTCGCCCCGAACCGCTCCACTAAGGACGCGGCCGCCCATGTGGTCCGGGCCCTGGGACTGGACAGCACACCGGGTATCACCTGGACGCTTGACGACGCCGCCGGTGGCGCCCTCCCGGGCCTGGGCCTGGAGGTCACCGCCGGCCTGGTAGAGGCCGTCGGGCGGGAGAAGATCCGCGCCAAATACGGATGGACCGATGTCGCACGCTTCTCCGCCCTCGGAGTGCCGGCCCTCAATTTCGGCGCGGGTGATCCCTCGTTTGCCCACAGGCGTGATGAACAGTGTCCAGTCGGCCAGATCACCGAGGTGGCCGACATCCTCTACACCTATCTGCGTTCCTAA